One Triticum dicoccoides isolate Atlit2015 ecotype Zavitan chromosome 5B, WEW_v2.0, whole genome shotgun sequence genomic window carries:
- the LOC119306665 gene encoding pectinesterase inhibitor 10-like, which yields MASASARHLLLVAVVLTVSHSARANPVTVGQACKLYAKHAVSCTEALAKAPGMPVVPMPLPVLAELAVTHAAASGAAALAFIKRMEMLAGGTMPLDCVEKCVEKFQAAVAALQKNRAAIIEHRDVARVKRWVRAARADGETCMDKCHMKEGGADPTIIRKITDLGKLCSVALTLTDAAATHG from the coding sequence ATGGCGTCCGCTTCAGCCCGtcacctcctcctcgtcgccgtcgttcTCACCGTGTCGCACTCCGCCCGGGCCAACCCGGTCACCGTCGGGCAGGCGTGCAAGCTGTACGCGAAGCATGCGGTGTCCTGCACGGAAGCCCTAGCGAAGGCCCCGGGGATGCCGGTGGTGCCGATGCCCCTGCCGGTGCTGGCGGAGCTGGCGGTGACCCAtgcggcggcgagcggcgccgcGGCACTGGCGTTCATCAAGAGGATGGAGATGCTCGCCGGCGGGACGATGCCGCTGGACTGCGTGGAGAAGTGCGTGGAGAAGTTCcaggcagcggtggcggcgctgcagAAGAACAGGGCGGCGATCATCGAGCACAGGGACGTGGCCCGCGTGAAGAGGTGGGTGAGGGCGGCGAGGGCGGACGGCGAGACGTGCATGGACAAGTGCCACATGAAGGAGGGCGGCGCCGACCCCACCATCATCCGCAAGATCACCgacctcggcaagctctgctccgTCGCGCTCACTCTCACCGATGCGGCCGCAACCCATGGCTAA